The following is a genomic window from Citrifermentans bemidjiense Bem.
ATCTCGTCCAGATTGCGGTGCGTCGCCGCCAGGATGCGGACGTCCAGATGCCTGGCCTTGGTCCCTCCCAAGCGGATCACCTTCCCGTTTTCGAGGAAGCGCAGCAGCTTCACCTGCGCCGACTGCGGCAACTCCGCGATCTCGTCCAGGAACAGGATGCCGCCGTCGGCAAGTTCCAAATAGCCGGGTTTGCCAGTCGTCTGCGCACCGGTAAAGGCTCCCTTCTCGTAACCGAAGAGCTCCGACTCTATCAGCGACTCCGGTATGGCACCGCAGTTTATCTCGATGAGAGGCTTGTCGGCCCTGGTGGAATTCTTGTGTATCAACTCGGCAATGAGCCCCTTGCCAACGCCCGACTCCCCGAGAATCAGCACCGTCGAGTTGACCGCGCTCACTTTAAGCGCCTGCTTCAGGGCGTTCACCATCAGCGGACTGCGGGCGACGACGCTCTTGGAGGCCACGTCTGCCTGCTGAAGTTCCAGCATGTGGTTACGGAACTGATCCCGCAGCGCCTCCTGCTCTTCCAGTTCGCGCTGCAAGTTATCGATCTCCGTGATGTCCCGCTCGCTTACCACGACCCGGATCACCTCGCCGTTTGCGTCCAGAACCGGAGTCCCCGTCGAGATGAGCTTGCGCCCTTCCCTGTTCTGCAGTTGGCTGACCACCTTCTTGGTGGTGATCGCCTCGAGCGCCGCCGAGCGGTCTATGAAACCTTCATCCAGAAGTTTCCGCATGTTCTTGCCGACAACTTCCGACGCCTTTATGTTGTTGATCCGCTCCGAGGCAGGGTTGATGCGGATGACTCGGGCCTCGGCGTCGCAGATCCAGAGGCCGTCCGAGGACGAATCGATGATCGCATCCAGCTCGCGGGTCAGATCCTGGAACGCCCGCATCTGGCGCGCCATCTCCTCGAGATCGAGCGTAGAAAGATTTTCCATAACCGGGTCAGTCATCGTCTCTCCTAAACTGGGGCTGAGAGTATCGCCGACAGGCATTATGCATGAATGCATTAGATATGCAATAACGAATAACAACAAAAAAGGAAAAGGGGACAGGCTACTTTATTTTTTCAAAAAGTAGCCTGTCCCCTTTTCAGCCTTTTCCGGCTAAACTGTTGAATTTGCAGGCAAA
Proteins encoded in this region:
- a CDS encoding sigma-54 interaction domain-containing protein; this encodes MTDPVMENLSTLDLEEMARQMRAFQDLTRELDAIIDSSSDGLWICDAEARVIRINPASERINNIKASEVVGKNMRKLLDEGFIDRSAALEAITTKKVVSQLQNREGRKLISTGTPVLDANGEVIRVVVSERDITEIDNLQRELEEQEALRDQFRNHMLELQQADVASKSVVARSPLMVNALKQALKVSAVNSTVLILGESGVGKGLIAELIHKNSTRADKPLIEINCGAIPESLIESELFGYEKGAFTGAQTTGKPGYLELADGGILFLDEIAELPQSAQVKLLRFLENGKVIRLGGTKARHLDVRILAATHRNLDEMVRQGSFRLDLYYRLNVIPISVPALRERRDCILPLVRHYLELFGARDSIRKRITRAASDALLAYDYPGNVRQLMNVCERLVVMAETDLIDVKDLPAEISAGAGKPTAVAGVWQEDVPLQETLDQVEKAVLEKALAKHRNQMRMAEVLGVNQSTIARKLRKYKLINPN